The DNA window GCTCTGAGCACTGCCGTTAGGCTGGGCCCGCTGCGCGGACGCGAGGAGGAGCCGTCGTGGAGATGTCGAACCTGACCGGTGGGTTCGTGGCCCTGCTCGGCCTCGAGTTCGACGAGGTGGGTGGAGACAGGGTCGTCATCCGGTGGCGGGTCCGCCCCGAGCTGCACCAGCCGTACGGGATCCAGCACGGCGGGGTGTACTGCGCGGTGGTGGAGACGGCGGCGAGCATCGGCGGGGCGCTCTGGCTCGGCGACAAGGGCCGGGTCGTCGGGGTGTCCAACCAGACGGACTTCCTGCGCGCGGTTCGCGAGGGCGAGCTGACCGCGGTCGGCACCCCGGTGCACCGGGGCCGCAGCCAGCAGCTGTGGCAG is part of the Micromonospora olivasterospora genome and encodes:
- a CDS encoding PaaI family thioesterase, with product MSNLTGGFVALLGLEFDEVGGDRVVIRWRVRPELHQPYGIQHGGVYCAVVETAASIGGALWLGDKGRVVGVSNQTDFLRAVREGELTAVGTPVHRGRSQQLWQVEIADEAGRLVSRGQVRLQNLAPA